The nucleotide sequence AAGATTCACGCCCGGGCCATTGGCCCGTATTCGCTGGTCACGCAGCAGCCGCTGGGCGGCAAGGCACAGTTCGGTGGGCAGCGGTTCGGCGAAATGGAAGTGTGGGCCCTTCAGGCTTACGGGGCGGCCTACACGCTCCAGGAACTCCTTACGATCAAGTCCGACGACATCGCTGGGCGCACGAAGGCCTACGAGGCAATCGTCAAGGGCGACCGGGAAGTCGAACCGGGCACGCCCGAATCGTTCAATGTGTTGGTGCGCGAAATGCAGAGTCTTTGTCTCGATGTGATCAAACTGGTGCGCGTTGAAGGCGCCGCGGATCACGAGGACGACGAAGAAGAACCCGTGGAGGAATAAGACCTTGGCCAAGTACATACCAACCACCGGAGAGCGTTTCGATTCGCTGGCCATTCGGCTGGCATCGCCCGAGGAGATCCTAAAGTGGTCGCGCGGCGAGGTCAAGAAGCCCGAAACCATCAACTACCGCACCTTCAAGCCGGAAAAGGACGGTCTCTTCTGCGAGCGCATTTTCGGCCCCGTGAAGGACTGGGAATGCGGCTGCGGCAAATACAAGAAGGTCAAGCACCGCGGGATTACCTGCGATCGGTGCGGTGTCGAAATCACGGAATCCAAGGTTCGTCGCGAGCGCATGGGCTGCATCCGGCTGGCCGTGCACGTGACGCACATCTGGTTTTTCAAGACCACGCCGAGTTGCATCGGCAACCTGCTCGACCTTTCGATTCGCATTCTTGAGCGCATCATCTATTTCGAGCATTACATTGTCATCGATCCGGGCGACACCTCGCTTGAAAAGATGCAGACGCTCACCGAGGACCAGTATCAGGATGCGCGATCCGAATTCGGCGACCGGTTCAAGGCCAAAATGGGCGCCGAAGCCATCAAGGAACTTCTGGAGGAAATTGACATAGACGCGCTGTCGGCCGAACTGCACAACCAGTTCGCCCACACGACGTCGCTTCAGTCCCGCGCGAAGGCCATCAAGCGCCTCAAGGTGGTCGAGGCGATTCGCAAGTCAGGCAACAATCCCGCGTGGATGGTCCTCGACGTGGTGCCGGTCATCCCGCCGGATTTGCGGCCGCTCGTCCCGCTGGAAGGCGGACGCTACGCCACGAGCGATCTGAACGATTTGTACCGCCGCGTCATCAACCGCAACAACCGCCTGAAGCGTCTCATCGAACTCCGTGCGCCCGAAGTCATTTTGCGCAACGAGAAACGCATGCTCCAGGAAGCGGTGGACGCGCTGTTCGACAACGGCCGGCACGGGCGCACCGTGCTGGGCGCCGGCAACCGCCCGCTGAAATCCCTGAGCGACATGCTCAAGGGCAAACAGGGCCGTTTCCGCCAGAACCTGCTCGGCAAGCGCGTGGACTATTCGGGCCGTTCGGTCATCGTGGTCGGGCCGGAACTCAAACTGCACCAGTGCGGTCTGCCCAAGAAGATGGCCCTCGAACTGTTCGAACCCTTCATCATTCACGAGATCAAGAAACGCGGCATCGCCACGACCATCAAGGCCGCCAAACGCGCCATCGCGCAGGGCCGCACCGAAGTCTGGGACATCCTCGAAGACGTCATCACGGATCACCCCGTTCTGTTGAACCGCGCGCCGACGCTGCACCGGCTGGGCATCCAGGCCTTCCAGCCCGTTCTCATCGAAGGAAAGGCCATCCGGATTCATCCGCTGGTCTGCCGCGCGTTCAACGCGGACTTCGACGGCGACCAGATGGCCGTCCATGTGCCGCTGATGCCCGCCGCGCAACTCGAAGCGCGCCTGCTCATGCTTTCGACGACCAATATCTTCTCACCGTCCGACGGACGGCCGATCGTGACGCCCAGCCAGGACATTGTTTTGGGCATCTCTTGGATGACCAAGCACCGCCCCGGCGTAAAGGGTGAATGGAAGAAGGAGTGGACCGGCAAAAACGGCGAGATTCTTAAACCGGGCCGGGTCTACGATTCCGTGGCGTCCGTGATTATGGCCTACAATCTGGGCGCGGTGGACATTCACGCCGCCATCAAGATTCGGTATGACGGCAAAATTGTGGACACGACCGTGGGCCGGGTGCTTTTCCTAGACGCCTTGGCGCCGGAAATCCGCCTCGACGACGTCAACAAAGAACAGAACCAATCGTCCATCGGCGACATCATCGCGCGCGCCTATGCCCGCCATGGCCACAACAAGACCGTCGAACTGCTCGACAAACTCAAGGCCGTGGGGTTCAAGTACGCAACGCTCGCCGGCATTTCGATCGCGGTCAGCGACATGATCGTGCCCGCCGCCAAAAAGGAATTGATCGCTTCCACGGAAAAAGAGGTCGTTCGCATTGACGAAATGTACCAAAACGGCCTGATTACCGAAGGCGAACGCTATAACATGATCATTGACCAGTGGACCGCCACCACCGAGCGTGTGTCCGCGGCCATGCTCGAGGAAATGGCGAAGAACGAACAGGGTTTCAGCGGCATCTACCTCATGTTCTCCTCGCAGGCGCGCGGCACCAAGCAGCAGATCCGCCAGTTGGCCGCCATGCGCGGTCTCATGGCCAAGCCTTCCGGCGACATCATCGAATCGCCCATCATGTCGAACTTCCGCGAGGGACTGACGGTCATCGAATATTTCATCTCGTCGCACGGTGCGCGCAAAGGCCTGGCGGATACGGCGCTCAAGACCGCCGACGCCGGTTATCTCACGCGGCGTCTCGTGGACGTTTCACAGGACGTGACCATCGAGGAAGAAGACTGCGGAACGCTGAATGGCATCTGGGTCGAAGCGTTGATGGACGGCGAAAACGAGGTGGCGTCCATCGAGGAACGCATCTTCGGGCGTTTCGCGCTCGACGACATCATGGTGCCGGGCCAAGCCGAACCGATCGTCCGCGCCAACGAAATGATTACGGAAGAAAAGGCCGCGAAGATCAAGGCGGCGGGCCTGCCGGGCGTGCGCATTCGATCCGTCATGACCTGTCAATCCAAGCGCGGCGTGTGCCAGCGGTGCTATGGGCGCAACCTGGCCACGGGACAACTCATCGAACTGGGCGAGGCGGTCGGCATCATTTCGGCGCAGTCCATCGGCGAACCGGGAACTCAGCTGACGATGCGCACATTCCATATCGGCGGCGCGGCCAGCCGACAGGTCGAATCCACCGAAATCAAGGCCTACGACGGCGGCGTCATCGAGTTCCGCAACGTGCGCACCGCCGTCAACCGGGAAGGCAAGACCGTCGTCGTGAACCGGGGCGGCGAACTCATCATTTTCGGCCCCGAGCAAAAGGAAGTCCAGCGCGCGCTGACACCCCCCGGAGCGGTCCTGCTGGTCGAAAACCAGCAGAAAGTCCGCAAGGGGCAGGTTATCATGGAGCGCGATCCGTACAACGATTCGATCGTCGCGGAGGCCTCCGGCCTGGTCCACTTGGAAGGCATGATTGAGGGTATCACCATGCGCGTGGACATCAATCCCGACACGGGCCTTGAAGAACGCGTGATTACCGATCACAAGCAGGATCTGCACCCGCAGATCTCCATTCTCGGCAAGCATGATGAGGTGTTGACGTTCGCCACCATCCCTGCGCAGACCCATGTGCTGGTCAAGGACGGCGACAAGGTGCGCGCGGGCGATCTGCTCGCCAAGGCCCCGCGCCAGTTGAGCAAGACGAAGGACATCACCGGCGGTCTGCCGCGTGTCGCCGAACTTTTCGAGGCGCGCCAGCCGAAGGATCCGGCCGTCATCAGCCATATTGACGGCATCATCGAACTCGGCGCCGCCGCCAAGGGCATGCGCAAGGTCAAGGTCGTGCCGCAAGTCGGCAAGGAACGCATCTACACCATTCCGCCCGGAAAACATCTCAACGTCCAGGCGGGCGACCGCGTGTATGCCGGCCAGCGCCTGACCGACGGCCCGGTCATCCTGAACGACATCCTGGAAGTCCAGGGCGAGGACGCGCTGCGCAAGTACTTGCTCGATGAGGTTCAATTGGTGTACCGCCTTCAGGGCGTGCGTATCAACGACAAGCATATCGAGACTATCATCCGCCAGATGCTGCGCAAGGTCCGCATCAAGGACGATCCCGGCGACACCGTTTTCCTCGCCCATGAAGAAGTGGACAAAATCCGGTTCCGCGAGGTCAACGAGGAAACCCAGCGGCGCAACGGGCGGCCCGCCGAGGCCGAACCGCTGCTCCAAGGCGTGACCAAGGCGGCGCTAAGCACCGAAAGTTTCGTGGCGGCGGCCTCGTTCCAGCAAACGACGCGCGTCCTCACCGAGGCGGCGCTCTCCGGCAAGCGCGACCATCTGCGCGGGCTTAAAGAGAACGTCATCATCGGCCACCTGATTCCGGCCGGCACGGGTAGTCCGCATTACCAGGACACCCAGGTCGTCCTCAATGAAACCGTCAGCCAGGACTTCTCCGACGAACTCGAAGTCGGCATTCAACTAACCGGCGAAGACGAGTTGGACGAAGCCGCTTCCTGATTCGATCGCATTGGAAAGAACCCGTTGAAAGCGGCTCTTTCGCCGTGGACGAAGTGGGTGGGTGGGCTTCACTCGAAAGGTGAAATCTATCCCGTGTCTCTTTCGTCCATGGGGACCGACAAACGCCTTCGACGCCCACTGACGAATCAAGATTGAAACGTCCCGCCCGCGGAATGCCGCCTCACCATTCGAGCGGCCACGCGTGATTGAGCGCGCCGTGGCCATGGCCGAGCGGGTAACTTTGGCGTATCGCTTCGGTCAGGTATTCTTTGGCGCGCTGGACGGCGTCGGGCACGTCGTATCCGCGCGCCAGACATGCCGTAACGGCCGCCGAATAGGTGCAGCCCGTGCCGTGCGTGTTTCGCGTTTCGATGCGTGGCGCATCGAAGGTCCGCTGGGCGAATCCATCGAACAGATAATCGCGCGCGACGTCCTGCTGCAAGTGGCCGCCCTTGATCAAGACATACTTCGGGCCGAATGCGTGTATGCGTTTCGCGGCGTCGGGGATGTCGTCGGCCGATGCGATGCGCCGGTTCGCAAGAATTTCGGCCTCGGGGATGTTTGGCATGACGATCAGGGCATGGGGCAGCAGCCGGTTGCACAGTGCGTTGCGCGCGTCGGCCCGCAACAGCGTGTCGCCGCTCTTGGCCACCATGACGGGATCCACGACGAGATTCCGGATGTCGTGCGCCCGGATCGCCTCCGCAACCGCCTCGACGATATGCGCGTTCGACAGCATGCCCGTCTTGGCGGCATCTATGCCGATATCTTCGGCTACGGCGCGAATCTGCCCGGCCACGAATGCGGGCGGCAGATCGAAGATGTCGGTTACCGCCACCGTGTTCTGCGCCGTCACCGCGGTCACCGCCGCCATGCCGTGCACGCCCAGCATGGCAAATGTCTTGAGATCAGCCTCGATGCCCGCGCCGCCGCCGGAATCGCTGCCGGCGATCGTCAGGGCGCAGCAAACGCCGCGAAGCGGGGCGATCTCATCCTTTGGCGACATCGGCAAATTGCTCCGCAAGGATGTTCTTTTTGATCTTGCCAGTGGCTGTTTTGGGCAATTCGGGAACAAACCGGACGTAACGCGGACATTTGTAGGGCGCCAAATGCTCCCGGCAGAAGGCGATAATTTCCTTTTCGGTCAACTCAGCGCCCTCGGCGAGTTTCACGACGGCCAGCACTTCCTGGCCCCAGCGCGGTTCGTCAACCCCGATCACGGCCGCCTCCGCGATGCCTTCCATGCGCAGGAGAACGCCTTCGATCTGGGCGGGGTAGATGTTCTGTCCGCCCCGGATGATCATGTCTTTCAAGCGCCCGACGATGTAGAGGTATCCCTCCTCGTCGAAACGTCCGAGGTCGCCCGTTGACAGCCAGCCGTCCTTGAGCACTTCCGCGGTCGCCTCGGGATTCTTGTAATACCCCTTCATCACGGTCGGCCCGGAAACCAAAATTTCGCCGATTGCCCCGGTGGGCACGTCTTTTCCGCTGGAGTCCACGATTCGTATGCGTGTGTAGCGCAGGGCGGGGCCACAGGAATTCCAGCGGATGGGATCCATGTGATCCGCGACGGCGCTTGCGCAGGTGGCTTCGCTCAGTCCGTAGCCCTGGATCAGCGGCGTCTTCAATACGCGCTGCGTGGCAAGGTAAGTGTCCTCCGGCATCGGGGCCGCGCCCGAAACAAAGAAGCGCATCGAACGGATGTCGTATTCGCCGGCTTTCGGATTCGCGCACAAAATGGCATAAATGGTCGGGACCGCGCTCATGATTGAAATCTTGTATTTGGCGATCATCGGCAGGATGCCCAGCGCGTTGAATTTCGTCATCAGGACGAGATCCGCGCCGCCCATCAGCGGCACAAGCAGTGTCACGACCTGGGCATTGACGTGAAACATCGGCAAGACGCACAGGAAACGATCCGTCGGTTGCAATATGGTCGAACGGAGCACCATGCGGGCATTCCAGATGTAATTGCGGTGCGTCAGGATGACGCCCTTCGGCGCGCCGGTCGTTCCCGACGTGTAAATAAGGGCTGCATCGTCCTGTTCGGTGACATCCGCCTTGGGAATTTCCGCCACAGGTTCCAACAGCGCCGAAAACGGTTCCGTGCCTTCGGCGGACTTGTCGCCCATCACGAAGACATGCCGCAGGGTCGGCGCCATTTGCCTGAGGACCGGCAGCAGCGGCACGAAGTCCGGCAGCATGATCAGCGTTGTCGCGTCCGCATTGGTTGCGATATAGGCGATCTCCTCGGGTTTCAACATCGGATTGACGGGCACGATCACCGCGCCAATCCGCCCGACGCCGAGGAACAGATAGACGAATTCCATGCAATTGCCCATCAGCAGGATGATCTTGTCGCCCTTGCCGACGCCGCGCCGGGCGAGATTGGCGGCAATCCATGCGCCCCGGTCGCGAATGGTTTTATAGCCATACTCCTGATCGTCGCAGAAAATGAAGGTTTTGTCGTTCCGTTCCTCGGTCAACTGATCCAACAGGTCTGAAATTATCACGAAAACACTCTCCTTTGTCATGCACGAATTACACGAACCGGGCAAAGGAGGACCACCGCCTCCCCTGCGCCGGACGCGCAACGCGCGCGGCACACTGGGCCGTTTCTGGTTATTGGAAGGCGGGAAATCAACCCATCGATCGGCCCCGCCGGGAGGTGCAAGGCTAGGCGCCACCCGCGCCCAGCTGGTCAATCATGGTTATCAGCGGCACGAACACCGCCAGCATCAACAGGATTACGAGAACCCCGATGAATACGGTCAATATCGGCTGCAAGGCGTCGCCGATGGTCGAGATCGCGATATTTACCTCCTCTTCATAGGTGTCCGCGACCTGCTCCGCGATGGTATCGAGCCGTCCGGATTCTTCCCCCGTGACGAACATGTCCGCCACGACCGGCGGAATGATGTCGGACGCCGCACGCAACGGCGCTTCGAGTCCGCCGCCACGCTCGACCGAATCGCGCATGGATTGCAGCGTTTCGGCGACGGCGCGGTTGTGAATCGCGTTGCGGACGAGTTCCAGCGTGGCCATCATGGAAAGGCCGCTGCGCAGCAGAAGGGCCAAGGTGCGGGACATTTCGACGACGGCGTTTTTACGCAGGATCGGCCCGACAATCGGAATGCGCAGTTTGGCCCGGTCGGCCGCCAAACGGCGCAGGGGATTGCGCACATACCAGTATTTGTAGGCGACGGCCGCCGCCACGACGGCGAGGATGGCCACCCACCAAAACGTTCCGGCTACCTTGGCCGCGCCCATGAAGTAGCGCGTCATGGCCGGCATTTCCACGTCGAACTTCGAGAACATGCCCTCGAATTCGGGCACGACGACCCGCGCGATGAACAGGACGGCGCCGAAACAAGCCACCAGGAGGATGACCGGGTAGAACATGGCGCCCCGCACGCGTTTGCGGAGCATCTCGTGACGGTCGCGATAGGCCACCACCCGTTGAAGCACGGTGACGAGCGTGCCGCTGGCCTCGCTGGCCTTGATGAGATTCACGAACACCACGTCAAAATGGCGCGGATGCCGCTCAAAGGCCTGCCAGAGGGTATTGCCCATTTCGACATGCTGGGCAATGTCCGCCACCAACGAACGAAGCGCCGCCTTTTCGCCGCGTTCCGAAAGCGCGCGCAGCGATTTCAGAATGGGCGTGCCTGCCTCGAGCAGCATGATGAGCTGCCGCAAAAACATCGTGATGTCCGCGTGGCGAATCGCCCCGCCGGCCAGTCGTTCCGGGGGCGGGGCGGACGGCGCCAGCACCTCGACCGACACGGAATTTCCAGCGCGGGCCGGGCTCGCGCTTTCGGCGTTGGCCGCTGCCTTGCGGCGCACCCGTTTGATGGGCCCTGCGGGTTTTTCTGCAGTCGGTGCCATGTCCGTTCCTCCATCCGTCGCCCGACGGCCCATGAACCACCGGGCGGATTGACGCTCAAGGTCCTTCGTTCCAATATACGATTCGGGGACTATTGCCTTCGCCGAAAACGGCCACGGCTTCGGCGCGGGCATGCGTGGTGCGCATCTCGCGGTCGCCGGGACCGAGATCGGATATCCGGGATTCGCTCACAATCCAATAACTACGAACAGGCGCGGCGGATCCTTTCGCGGCCACTTCGGCCCACGGACCCTTCTCCTCCGCGACTTTCACCGTCACGGCGCCCATGCGGTTCGTGCGCGGCGAAAAGCCCTTGGGATCCTGGCGGCTGGGACCGTACACGGGAACACGGAATTCGCGCGGTCCCGCCAGCAACGCGTCCATGCGCCCGGACATCGTGGCTTGCTGAATTTCGCCGATCCCCGCCTGCACGCCGCCCGACGCCATTGCCCGTGCCTGTTGGAGACGCTGATCGTAGCGTGAATGATCCATGGCGATATACATGTAGTCCACGTAGGCCGCCCCCATCAGGCTGAACAGGAACAACAGGCCCAGCGCCGTTATCAGGGCTGCGCCGCGTTTCCGGATCCCATCTGTCACCGTCGTTTGCATATTAGTTCACCCAAATGGGAAAGACTGTTTTGCGCGAAATCTGTTCATTGGGCCGGAGGGGATCCATGATCGTCAGGCTGACTCGGACGGCGGCCGGCAATTCCGGTTTGGTCCACGCCGCGAACCACGATCCGTCGGAACGGCGTTCGCTGTATTCGATACGCATGGCCAGCACGCCGTCGGCCACTTTTATCGGCGCCCCGGCTTCGCCCGGCAGGTTTATCGTGCGCAACAGGGCCGTCTTGCCGTCTTGCCGGTCAATCCGATAGGTAACGTCCACGCGTCGCGGCGGTTCATCCGGCTTCAACGGCAACGACACCGGCAACGTCATGCGGTCGTCTTCCAGCGGAACCCGGTGGAACCGATCGTCGGTTGCCGTGCGCCCCGATCCGCGAATCGAGGCGCCGTCCACGGCCGGTGACACAACCAAGGCGAAATCTTTCCGCATCTCGTTGAAAATACGCGAGGCCAATTCGTCGAGTTCCATGCGCCGGGTGGTTTCGCGCCAGGCGTCCGACACCTTGAAAAGCATCGTGATTCCCATGGTCGTCGCAACGCCCATCAAGGCGATGACCGTGAGCAATTCAAGCAGGGTAAAACCGCGCGGCGGTCGTGACCGATTCATTTCGCGTCCCCCTCCTTGGCCGGTATCGCGGATCGCGACAGGCACGAGGTGAGTGGATATGCGCAGGGACGGCCCTTGTCGTTCCAGCGAACGACCACCGTCAACTCCACATGGGCGGCGCCAGGCTCGGGCACCCGCGCATACGCCTGCCATGTAAAGTTCTGGTACATGACGTGATCGCGCCGGCTGGATCGCCGGTCCGCCGGAATGGTTGAGGGAGGATGCACGGAATGACGCGTATCCGCCGGCTCGCCCAACAGCGTGACGGGCGTCAATGCGCCGGGATCGGCGCTGTTCAACCGCCACTCGTATCGTTCGGGTGAATTCATCACGGCATGCAGACATTCTCCGGCTAGTTGCATCGCAACCGTCTGGAGGCGGTTTGACTGGGCAAGGGCAAGGCTGGATCCGAACAGGGAGACAAAAACCGTGATGCCCGTGCCCATCACCACGATGGCCACGAGAATTTCCAGCAAGGTAAAACCACGCGTGCGGCTTGTCCTTGCGCAATGGTCAGTCAACTTGGCGATCTCCTTCATTCCACAGGTCCGCGCAGCACCCGGATCCCACAGCCATGCTCCGGATTCGCCGTCCTTCCGCCAGGCAGCCGTATCCTACTGCCATACCCTCTCTTTTGTCAACCGCCTTGTCAAACTTTTTCAACGGTATCCCGTAACGGGACAGGCGTGGGCGTTGCCCATTCTCTTCGTGCTTGTCATCGTGCTCGTCATCATAATCGCACTCAAAACCCCGCGATTTTCGCACTCGCTGAATTTGAAACTATAATTGATTGCGCAAATTGCCCAGGACTTTCTTGTTTTTTTTGAAGCCGGTTTTTGTAATAACCTGCGTTCTTGCCGACCGCGCCCTAATCCATGGAGAGTCGGTGACCCCGCGCCGCTTCGTGTTGACCTGCCCAATCCGGCTTCCTTGCATAAAGGCCTATCGTCATGGATGAAGCCCCTGCCATGTGCGCATCGAGGCAATTTCTCAGTATTGACGGATTGGTGTTGGGTGTGTATGATAAGCCTATCTTGTCTCGGCGGCATGTGCGGTAAGGTACAAACGGCATAGGGGTGCGGAGCCATGCAGGAAATTGTGTTGGGTTTGGGCCGGCAGAAAAGCCTGCGGTCGGTTGTGTCAATGGCGGAAGCGCAGCTTCGCAAGACGCAGGGCGTTCCGCGCAAGATCGTCGCGCGTTCGGATACGGTCGAGGTCACGGCGGAGCGCGGCGATTTCAAGGGCGATTTCGAGACGTTTTCATTCTCAGCGCGCGTCTCGCGCAGCGTGGCCAACGCGCTTCGCACGATCGCGATCGAATATTCCGACGCCTGCTCGCTCGAGGAGGAAAGCGGCATCCATCTCGTTCATTGTCCGGCGGTGGGCAATGCCTTTTCGCCGCGATCGTTCGAGGCGGTGGACAAGTTGTCGGGCGCGATTCCGTTGCCGGAGACATGGCGCGTGTCCGGCGACAACTACCGCATAGACACGATTAGTTCGGAACTGCTGTTCCAGGCCTTGTTGCAGTACAAGGCGAGCGACGTGCACCTGTCGCCGGGCGAGACGCCCGTGTTTCGCGTGGACGGTTCGACGCTGCGATCGGAACTCATCGGCGTGTTGTCGAGCGCGCAGATCTATGCGTTGATTCGGCAGTTGGCTTCGGACATCTACTGGCGGGAATTCGAGGAATACAAACAAACGAGTTTCAGTTTCCACCAGGTGGGGCTGGGTTATGCGCGCGTGTCGGCGTTCATGAAGTCCGGCGCGCCGCACTGCACGTTGCGTTTCCTGCCGGAAAACATTCCGTCGTTCGAGGATCTGAACATTCCAAAGGAGACCATGGTCAAACTGGCGCAGCTTCATCACGGGCTGGTGCTCATCACCGGCATGACGGGGTCCGGGAAGACCACCACCGCCGCCGCGCTTGTGGACTGGATCAATTCCACGGCCACGGACCATATCATCACCATCGAAAACCCCATCGAATACGTTCACACAAACAAGAAATCCATCATTTCCCAGCGCAATCTGGGTTCGGACGTGAACTCTTTCGGCGAGGCGGTGCGCGGCGCGCTGCGGCACGATCCCGACGTCATCGTCATCGGCGAAATGCGCGATCCGGACACCATTCGATCGGCCATCAACGCCGCGGCCACGGGCCATCTCGTCATCAGCACCCTGCACTCGAACACGGCCTACGAGGTGGTCAACCGCATCGTCAGTTTCTTCGATCCGATCGAGCGCGATCTGGTCCGGTTGCAATTGCGCGACTGCACGCGGTGCGTCATTTGCCAGCGGCTGGTCCCGAAGGTCGGCGGCGGCCGCATCCCGGCGCTCGAGATCATGTTCAACGACATCAAGCCCATCAACGACGGGATCTGCGAGGGCGACACCGACGGCATTCGCATCGGCATGCAGCAGACCGTTTCGCATTCGTTTCTGTTCGAGGATTACCTGCTCAAATTGTACAAGGCCGGTAAAATCGATCTCGAACATGCGCGCACGTATTCGACCGACGAAAGCGTGCTGGATCAGATGATCATGGGCACCTATTCGGTGCCGCGCCTTGACAGCCTCAAGGAATTGC is from Candidatus Hydrogenedentota bacterium and encodes:
- the rpoC gene encoding DNA-directed RNA polymerase subunit beta', whose amino-acid sequence is MAKYIPTTGERFDSLAIRLASPEEILKWSRGEVKKPETINYRTFKPEKDGLFCERIFGPVKDWECGCGKYKKVKHRGITCDRCGVEITESKVRRERMGCIRLAVHVTHIWFFKTTPSCIGNLLDLSIRILERIIYFEHYIVIDPGDTSLEKMQTLTEDQYQDARSEFGDRFKAKMGAEAIKELLEEIDIDALSAELHNQFAHTTSLQSRAKAIKRLKVVEAIRKSGNNPAWMVLDVVPVIPPDLRPLVPLEGGRYATSDLNDLYRRVINRNNRLKRLIELRAPEVILRNEKRMLQEAVDALFDNGRHGRTVLGAGNRPLKSLSDMLKGKQGRFRQNLLGKRVDYSGRSVIVVGPELKLHQCGLPKKMALELFEPFIIHEIKKRGIATTIKAAKRAIAQGRTEVWDILEDVITDHPVLLNRAPTLHRLGIQAFQPVLIEGKAIRIHPLVCRAFNADFDGDQMAVHVPLMPAAQLEARLLMLSTTNIFSPSDGRPIVTPSQDIVLGISWMTKHRPGVKGEWKKEWTGKNGEILKPGRVYDSVASVIMAYNLGAVDIHAAIKIRYDGKIVDTTVGRVLFLDALAPEIRLDDVNKEQNQSSIGDIIARAYARHGHNKTVELLDKLKAVGFKYATLAGISIAVSDMIVPAAKKELIASTEKEVVRIDEMYQNGLITEGERYNMIIDQWTATTERVSAAMLEEMAKNEQGFSGIYLMFSSQARGTKQQIRQLAAMRGLMAKPSGDIIESPIMSNFREGLTVIEYFISSHGARKGLADTALKTADAGYLTRRLVDVSQDVTIEEEDCGTLNGIWVEALMDGENEVASIEERIFGRFALDDIMVPGQAEPIVRANEMITEEKAAKIKAAGLPGVRIRSVMTCQSKRGVCQRCYGRNLATGQLIELGEAVGIISAQSIGEPGTQLTMRTFHIGGAASRQVESTEIKAYDGGVIEFRNVRTAVNREGKTVVVNRGGELIIFGPEQKEVQRALTPPGAVLLVENQQKVRKGQVIMERDPYNDSIVAEASGLVHLEGMIEGITMRVDINPDTGLEERVITDHKQDLHPQISILGKHDEVLTFATIPAQTHVLVKDGDKVRAGDLLAKAPRQLSKTKDITGGLPRVAELFEARQPKDPAVISHIDGIIELGAAAKGMRKVKVVPQVGKERIYTIPPGKHLNVQAGDRVYAGQRLTDGPVILNDILEVQGEDALRKYLLDEVQLVYRLQGVRINDKHIETIIRQMLRKVRIKDDPGDTVFLAHEEVDKIRFREVNEETQRRNGRPAEAEPLLQGVTKAALSTESFVAAASFQQTTRVLTEAALSGKRDHLRGLKENVIIGHLIPAGTGSPHYQDTQVVLNETVSQDFSDELEVGIQLTGEDELDEAAS
- the thiD gene encoding bifunctional hydroxymethylpyrimidine kinase/phosphomethylpyrimidine kinase, with the protein product MSPKDEIAPLRGVCCALTIAGSDSGGGAGIEADLKTFAMLGVHGMAAVTAVTAQNTVAVTDIFDLPPAFVAGQIRAVAEDIGIDAAKTGMLSNAHIVEAVAEAIRAHDIRNLVVDPVMVAKSGDTLLRADARNALCNRLLPHALIVMPNIPEAEILANRRIASADDIPDAAKRIHAFGPKYVLIKGGHLQQDVARDYLFDGFAQRTFDAPRIETRNTHGTGCTYSAAVTACLARGYDVPDAVQRAKEYLTEAIRQSYPLGHGHGALNHAWPLEW
- a CDS encoding long-chain-fatty-acid--CoA ligase — translated: MIISDLLDQLTEERNDKTFIFCDDQEYGYKTIRDRGAWIAANLARRGVGKGDKIILLMGNCMEFVYLFLGVGRIGAVIVPVNPMLKPEEIAYIATNADATTLIMLPDFVPLLPVLRQMAPTLRHVFVMGDKSAEGTEPFSALLEPVAEIPKADVTEQDDAALIYTSGTTGAPKGVILTHRNYIWNARMVLRSTILQPTDRFLCVLPMFHVNAQVVTLLVPLMGGADLVLMTKFNALGILPMIAKYKISIMSAVPTIYAILCANPKAGEYDIRSMRFFVSGAAPMPEDTYLATQRVLKTPLIQGYGLSEATCASAVADHMDPIRWNSCGPALRYTRIRIVDSSGKDVPTGAIGEILVSGPTVMKGYYKNPEATAEVLKDGWLSTGDLGRFDEEGYLYIVGRLKDMIIRGGQNIYPAQIEGVLLRMEGIAEAAVIGVDEPRWGQEVLAVVKLAEGAELTEKEIIAFCREHLAPYKCPRYVRFVPELPKTATGKIKKNILAEQFADVAKG
- a CDS encoding type II secretion system F family protein encodes the protein MAPTAEKPAGPIKRVRRKAAANAESASPARAGNSVSVEVLAPSAPPPERLAGGAIRHADITMFLRQLIMLLEAGTPILKSLRALSERGEKAALRSLVADIAQHVEMGNTLWQAFERHPRHFDVVFVNLIKASEASGTLVTVLQRVVAYRDRHEMLRKRVRGAMFYPVILLVACFGAVLFIARVVVPEFEGMFSKFDVEMPAMTRYFMGAAKVAGTFWWVAILAVVAAAVAYKYWYVRNPLRRLAADRAKLRIPIVGPILRKNAVVEMSRTLALLLRSGLSMMATLELVRNAIHNRAVAETLQSMRDSVERGGGLEAPLRAASDIIPPVVADMFVTGEESGRLDTIAEQVADTYEEEVNIAISTIGDALQPILTVFIGVLVILLMLAVFVPLITMIDQLGAGGA
- a CDS encoding type II secretion system protein, with translation MNRSRPPRGFTLLELLTVIALMGVATTMGITMLFKVSDAWRETTRRMELDELASRIFNEMRKDFALVVSPAVDGASIRGSGRTATDDRFHRVPLEDDRMTLPVSLPLKPDEPPRRVDVTYRIDRQDGKTALLRTINLPGEAGAPIKVADGVLAMRIEYSERRSDGSWFAAWTKPELPAAVRVSLTIMDPLRPNEQISRKTVFPIWVN
- a CDS encoding type II secretion system protein; translated protein: MTDHCARTSRTRGFTLLEILVAIVVMGTGITVFVSLFGSSLALAQSNRLQTVAMQLAGECLHAVMNSPERYEWRLNSADPGALTPVTLLGEPADTRHSVHPPSTIPADRRSSRRDHVMYQNFTWQAYARVPEPGAAHVELTVVVRWNDKGRPCAYPLTSCLSRSAIPAKEGDAK